A stretch of Bradyrhizobium sp. AZCC 2262 DNA encodes these proteins:
- a CDS encoding VirB3 family type IV secretion system protein — MDAEIPGFVTPVHRALTEPILMGGAPRSIAIVNGTLAAALGIGLRLWIAGLLLWFVGHMAAVWAAKRDPDFVEVVRRHLRIPGHLNT, encoded by the coding sequence ATGGATGCAGAAATCCCAGGCTTCGTCACGCCCGTGCACCGCGCGCTCACCGAACCGATCCTGATGGGTGGCGCGCCACGCTCCATCGCCATCGTCAACGGCACGCTTGCCGCAGCACTCGGCATCGGGCTGCGCCTTTGGATCGCGGGCCTCCTCCTTTGGTTCGTCGGCCACATGGCCGCCGTCTGGGCCGCCAAGCGCGATCCTGACTTCGTCGAGGTCGTACGACGACACCTGCGTATCCCCGGTCACCTCAACACGTGA
- a CDS encoding TrbC/VirB2 family protein, which translates to MSVTSSLERCVISTTVFATTYLTVSPAFAAGSNMPWEQPLNQILQSVEGPVAKIIAVIIIIVTGLSLAFGDTSGGFRRLIQIVFGLSIAFAASSFFLSFFSFGGGVVI; encoded by the coding sequence ATGAGTGTTACATCTTCGCTGGAACGATGCGTCATTTCGACGACCGTGTTCGCGACTACCTATCTGACCGTCAGCCCAGCCTTCGCTGCTGGCTCCAACATGCCGTGGGAGCAGCCGCTCAATCAGATCCTGCAATCGGTCGAAGGTCCGGTCGCGAAGATCATCGCGGTCATCATCATCATCGTCACAGGGCTTTCGCTGGCGTTCGGCGATACCTCGGGCGGATTCCGCAGGCTCATCCAGATCGTGTTCGGCCTATCGATCGCGTTCGCCGCCTCGAGCTTCTTTCTATCGTTTTTCTCGTTCGGCGGTGGAGTGGTGATCTGA